In Erigeron canadensis isolate Cc75 chromosome 7, C_canadensis_v1, whole genome shotgun sequence, one DNA window encodes the following:
- the LOC122609039 gene encoding wall-associated receptor kinase 2-like, which translates to MLLHLIVMCLFTTLPFTTISLGTLRSSNSSNMGQYISKPNCSSTCGDVTVPYPFRIGNDTGCSLDDTFYVTCDTSVKPPKLYLTSSNIEIYNISDSELRINTGAGYKCYASNGTVTQDYNYWTNLAYEGFTFSEKNMFTVIGCDDLALIEWVGDHYFSGCSATCSGPVDVPDGRCSGEGCCQSPIPKGLKYYNVTLNSFRNHTDIWSINDCGYAFLGDVGTFKFLGASDLSASSGLEKRVEANVQVVIDWVIRRDHNCTQATECKQNSQCYKLGQSVCG; encoded by the coding sequence atgcttcttcacTTAATTGTCATGTGTCTCTTTACTACATTACCTTTTACAACAATATCTTTAGGAACTCTTCGAAGTTCCAACTCAAGTAATATGGGCCAATACATATCAAAGCCCAACTGTTCATCCACCTGCGGGGATGTTACAGTTCCTTACCCTTTTCGTATTGGCAATGACACGGGTTGTTCTCTAGACGACACATTCTACGTTACTTGTGACACGTCCGTAAAGCCCCCTAAGTTGTACCTCACATCAAGCAACATTGAAATCTACAACATTTCAGATTCAGAGTTGCGCATTAATACTGGAGCGGGCTATAAATGCTACGCAAGTAATGGAACTGTAACCCAGGACTATAATTATTGGACTAACTTGGCGTACGAGGGATTCACTTTCTCGGAGAAGAATATGTTCACAGTCATTGGGTGTGATGATCTTGCTCTTATCGAATGGGTAGGCGACCACTATTTCAGCGGATGTTCTGCAACTTGCAGTGGACCAGTGGATGTACCAGATGGGCGTTGCTCAGGGGAAGGCTGTTGTCAGTCACCTATACCAAAAGGTCTCAAATATTACAATGTTACACTCAACTCATTTAGGAATCACACGGATATTTGGTCCATCAATGACTGTGGCTATGCGTTCCTTGGTGACGTAGGCACTTTTAAGTTTCTTGGTGCCAGTGATTTATCTGCTTCCTCAGGCTTAGAGAAGAGGGTTGAGGCGAATGTTCAAGTTGTGATCGATTGGGTTATCAGACGAGACCATAATTGCACTCAGGCTACGGAATGCAAACAGAATAGTCAGTGCTATAAATTGGGACAAAGTGTATGCGGGTAA